In the Cucurbita pepo subsp. pepo cultivar mu-cu-16 chromosome LG17, ASM280686v2, whole genome shotgun sequence genome, GTAATAAAAAGAAGTTCTATGTATTAGACTATCAAAAGTGTTTGGCATAAGTGAATGACTTAGGGATATTAACCCAAGTATTAGGGATTCATAGATGAGAAACTTTGACAAATGcaatttttccaaaaatggAATTTACCTCAAAGTAAGAAGAGGCTTCCCAGTCAAGATTTGATGAATATAAGCTTCATTAAGCATCTTGCAAGAATCTTCTTCCATCCTCACAGTCACATCAATTCCTGCATCTCTGAGTCGTTGGACACCTTTGGAAGCAACAATAGGATTTGGATCCACCATACCAATCACCACCCTTTTCACTTTGGCTTTTATTAGAGCCTCCGTGCACGGCGGAGTTCTTCCATGGTGATTGCATGGCTCTAAACTAACATATGCTGTCGCATTTTCTGCCAAATCCCCAGCTTCTCGCAGAGCAAATACctaatcatttcatttcttgctTCAAAAAATCAGTGGCACTTTTAAATCACAAAACAGATGGGTAAGATCTTGTTTGATAACCTGTTGCAGTaatctttataaaatataagcatatttttagaataaagaaaatctaagAATAAGTCTTCTTTTTCAAAGTCTCActcttatttctcttttttaaattctaaaatttgtcTTTTTGTCTCCTAACTTTTTTGACTCAATTTGTTTTCTAAATCATCTCCTAATCTGTGTAGCCAAGTTCAATTTTGTCCATGATATTTAACCTCAATTTTTATCTTGTAAAGAATACTTTCTATtgacaatttttattatgacTATAACAACGAAACATGGCAACATGATCTTAGTTTCATAGTTTCatacaaaacaaacaaaattacaaaatgtcTCCAACGTTTATAGTTGGTTTCAATTTTGCTCCAAACATTTGAGAAGTTTCAATTTACCATCAATATTCTAATTTCCattaaacattaaacaaaTGTGCTAACACAAAGGGGTTCTTTTCGAACAAGTTGAAAATTTGGGATAGAATACGAACTTCTTAAAAGTTAGTAACAAAATCATATCCAACCACCTAAAGGGCCTTTTGTGtagttcttaatttttatccaCCTATCTCTTGCTTATCTAGCTCTTTCTCGACAACCcttcttttcatctttctcacttttcctttttttctatctttttcaatctctaaaattatcttttaaaaaaagttgtcATACATTCTAGAAAAAGCATGAAACCAAGAATAAAAGCACAAAAAAAGATTCTATAGGTTATAAATAACTACAAGTTTTCACCTCTGTAAAGCCAAAACGCATAAACTCTGAAAAGAGTAAAGTTGTGGCGAGAAAATGGAATGGAATTAGAGATTTACCTCAGCATGAGGTTGACCTGCTTTAGGATGAAAGCCTTCGCCAACAATCTTCCCATTTTTAACAATTACACATCCCACCATGGGATTTGGGCTTGTGTGGCCAACAGCCTTCCTTGCAATCTCCAAAGACCTCCTCATGTAAACCTCATCATCAGCATCACAATCAGTGTCTTGAATCGCACTAACACATTTGGCGAAATGCCCTCTCCTACATCTCTCTGATTTAACCGTCCATTTCAGTGAACTCAAAACCCTAGATCTTGAGCAATCATAGAGCCCAAGTTCGTCGTTGTGATGGTAATGGTGATGGTGAATTGATGAATACTGAGGAAAATTAAGGGATATAGGTGGAGTAAATTTTGGAGTTGCATTCCTTCAACATCAAGTAAGAACAATCAGCAACACAACTTGAGTTTACATGAAAATTCCCTAGCAGAGCCTAAAAGTTAAATCAAGCCAAATTCTGCTCCATTTGTAATGTCTCCAGGACATTTAGAGAAATTCAAACTCAACAGAGTAGTAAAAACCGGGGAATTTCaagtaaacaaaaaatgtAACGACCTGGAATTCGTTTCACCGTTTTCACAGAAACAATTCTCGAAGAAAATTCCAACATCACTTTCCACCGAACAAGCAGCgagatgaaaattaaatacaatgaagaacaaaaacagatCGCACCGAATCAAAATACTTAAATCAAGAAACGAGAACCAAAGGATACTAAAGGAATCGAGAAACAGAGCAAGTTCAAAGCAAAATTGTATCCATATCGACAAATCATAAAACATGATTCTTCTTACAGATTACGCGTTTTTGCAAGTGAGATTCATCGGAAAGTTCGGGAGGGGAAAGAAACTCACCAGAGGGAGGAGAAGGAACTGAGAGCCATGATTCGCGTCGCCATTCGGAGAAGCGAGAATCGCCCCTCCTTTCAACTCCCTTTTCATACAACTCcgctcttatttattttaacagaTTTCTCTAAtatttcccccttttttttttttttttttttttaaactttttgacaaaaataagaacagtTGACTGTGACCGTTGGTATCCTTATTATAATATAGTGCAGAGTTTAAATTCTTTGacaaaaaaatctataattaataaacacTTAATAATTCAACCAATAATTATACTTAATTCATATTAttctttaattcaaaatatatttaatagcgGTGGTGAAATTCATACCCACAAGAAATTGTTCGTCTGGTGGATATCCACGGATAAAATATCTACTATAAACCAATGCATCAATCATGTAAGATAAACTTCAAGGaatatgtgaagaaaatgttacTCAAATTATTACGAGATGTTGCAATTTATGATTTGttaaagaagaatcaagctCAATTTATTCCTGGGTAGTTACAAATTATGGGTGGATGATCATTTAGAGTTGTGATATTtgtttaatgtattttaggCATATTTACGTAGCTGCTAATTGTGGCCAATTGTGGCCGTAATGTATTTGTAATGACTAATTTGGTCATGAAGTACGAAAGTAAtcactcttggaatgcctgaTATAGTAAGGTTAAGGGTTTTCATTCTGAAGCTACATAAAAACATGTATGTTATGTTTGTActttgcgttttttttttctttagccaatgactaagtttgtTTGCAATTCGAAGTAATTTAGATgacatgtttagaatcattcaagcttgacatgatcaacCTTATTTTTGGAGTGATTCGAAACTCAATCAAATATTCTcgttttgagatatttgataaaaaagaTAATCTAAAATTTACTTTCACTCGAAGTGATTCCTCATCATTAGAGCTAAGtgttcttacttttttttttttttttttttttttttNTGCGTTTAAGTTGCATGTTTAGAAAAGTACTGTCGCCTTTGTCCAAATCCACAAGTTGTTCAAGTTTGTTCACTCCTTCCTTTACTCTTGCAAGgtccatttcaaatttttctttttactcgGATGCAATATTTTGAAGTTGGGTTGTTTGcatatcttttttaattcgTACAACGTTAATTATTTCTGCGTGAAATGacactttttttccttttgcttgATTATGACGACGTTCAGGTTCAAATATGTCTACTAGTTGGCATTCCTAGCGTCTCCTCTCCCTACACATCCTTTGTAACGCGAAATGGTAGTAGTTCTAGTAGTGCTTTTACCTACTCGTcatttgatgtcatcttttaTAGAAGTTTCTACATCAAATCTTGTGGCATGATCTTTGTCCAACATAATATTCAAATCATGATAACAATGAAATGGTTTGCCGTGCTTGCCTTTTGCATCTGGAAGACCCTATgtgtaaaaaatgaaatattagcATATGCActtgaataataatttaagtgTGGTTTTGCAATCTTACACTAGCCCATGCATTGAACATCTCCTTATCTGCATCGATGCACTTGAGCTCTTCATTTCGACCAAATCCAATACATGTTGGTCTGAACATCTCAATAAGTATCGTCTACTGTTCCTTGAGACTCTTGACCTTACGGTCCATAGTCTGTCCCTTTCAGATTGTAACTTAGTAACTTTTCTTTCATCAaccattttagtttttataggTATCAAGGTGTCGTCTATTTTTGTGCATGATGCATGCATacttttgtgttttatttttattagccCCTATCAGTATGACGTATGCATACACTATCTCAATAATTATAAGCttgaaatttaaagattttaagaGACatattatactaaaaaaaatacgaaTTACAACTTGTAATAACACTTTGGAAAACATAAATTGTAACGCCTTAGTCCAACCAGCATGTAAACATATTAATATGATGTATGCATACGCCTTAGCCCAACTTGTAATATCCTTAGTCGAATTTGTACGTCTTCTTTCCATTCTCGATGTACATCAGAACATTGACTTGCGATCCACTTAAACTCCGATTTCCTTCATGAAATTTATGCGAAATTTCTCTAAGAacaacatattaaaaattcaga is a window encoding:
- the LOC111778568 gene encoding riboflavin biosynthesis protein PYRD, chloroplastic isoform X2, translating into MKRELKGGAILASPNGDANHGSQFLLLPLYSSIHHHHYHHNDELGLYDCSRSRVLSSLKWTVKSERCRRGHFAKCVSAIQDTDCDADDEVYMRRSLEIARKAVGHTSPNPMVGCVIVKNGKIVGEGFHPKAGQPHAEVFALREAGDLAENATAYVSLEPCNHHGRTPPCTEALIKAKVKRVVIGMVDPNPIVASKGVQRLRDAGIDVTVRMEEDSCKMLNEAYIHQILTGKPLLTLRYSLSVNGCFIDQVGEGAADAGGYYSQLLQEYNAVLISPTSSSGEFEIPASKELGAKQPLWIILPSPDGSINIPRITDATTEVVILTDKEATVAEKGIETVVVDQLSLGNILDYCKNQGLNSVLWDVRGELGVHEELLKEGIEQKLLQKYVVEMLPQWKESRSGRWEAWFKSMGESLKLKSLQPRICGESVILEGNF
- the LOC111778568 gene encoding riboflavin biosynthesis protein PYRD, chloroplastic isoform X1 translates to MATRIMALSSFSSLWNATPKFTPPISLNFPQYSSIHHHHYHHNDELGLYDCSRSRVLSSLKWTVKSERCRRGHFAKCVSAIQDTDCDADDEVYMRRSLEIARKAVGHTSPNPMVGCVIVKNGKIVGEGFHPKAGQPHAEVFALREAGDLAENATAYVSLEPCNHHGRTPPCTEALIKAKVKRVVIGMVDPNPIVASKGVQRLRDAGIDVTVRMEEDSCKMLNEAYIHQILTGKPLLTLRYSLSVNGCFIDQVGEGAADAGGYYSQLLQEYNAVLISPTSSSGEFEIPASKELGAKQPLWIILPSPDGSINIPRITDATTEVVILTDKEATVAEKGIETVVVDQLSLGNILDYCKNQGLNSVLWDVRGELGVHEELLKEGIEQKLLQKYVVEMLPQWKESRSGRWEAWFKSMGESLKLKSLQPRICGESVILEGNF